The Flavobacterium sp. 102 genomic interval TATTTTATCACCTTCAGCAATCACGACTATACTCGATGATTTCCCTGAGGCCTTACTTTTCTTTAAAGAATCCAACAAACGTTCTAATCCTAAATCTTCTTCTGGAATCAAAATCTCTTCTGCTCCTGCTCCGATTCCGGCATTTAGCGCGATGTGACCGGCATCTCTTCCCATTACTTCGACAAAGAAAAGTCGGTTATGAGAACTCGCAGTATCACGAATTTTATCGATTACTTCCACTACAGTATTCAAAGCGGTATCATAGCCTAAAGTATGACTAGTTCCGAAAATATCGTTGTCAATCGTACCCGGAATTCCCATCACCGGAAAGTCAAATTCATTATTAAAAACTTCGGCACCGGTAAAAGAACCGTCACCGCCGATAACCACCAAAGCGTCAACGCCGGCGTTTACAAGATTTTGATGGGCTTTTTGTCGGCCTTCAACCGTCATGAATTCTTTTGAACGCGCTGATTTTAAAATAGTCCCGCCTTTGTTTACAATATTGTTTACACTACGCGGACCCATTTCTTTAAAATCGCCTTCAATCATTCCTTGATAACCTCTGTAAATCCCTATACACTCAATTTGGTGATAGGCACAAGTTCTTACAACAGAACGGATGGCTGCATTCATTCCCGGAGAATCTCCACCGGAAGTTAGTACGCCAATTTTTTTTATGCTTTTAGACATTTTTATCTGATTAAAATGTAAAATTAGCAAAGATGAAGTAGTTTCTCGCCCATATTATTAATATATTAATAAAACAGGTGGAATTCAATCGTTTTCGTTGATAAGTTTTTCGCTAGCTCTAGTAGAGAGGGGAAATCAAAGGCTAATCCTCAGTAGGAATAGCTTCTTTATTTTGGACCGGTGTTGGTTTTTTCTTGTCCTTGTCCGACTTCATTCGAATACCATCAGGAAACATTTCTGAATCTTGATCGGCGTGGTTTTGGGTTTTGGCGCGATCAATTTTGGCGTTTTTAAAAATCTTGTTGATTAGTTCTTTCATGGTATCAAAATCGACTTCATAGGACATTCCGATGCCTTGTGTATAGCCAATACCTTGACCTATATAAGTTATATCGTTTTCTTTATTGAATACCCTTAAATTGAGCGTTCCGTCATCGTTTACTCTGTATTGCACTTCAACATCACCAACGATTGCGGTTTCAGAAATACCACCAACCGGCACACCTACTTTTCCGTTTACGGTAATTCGGTCATTGATTTTGGAAGAAACGGTAACTCCAAATCTGGCGTCAGTTTCTTGACCGGTTCCGGTTCTGTCTGACACTACATATTCCGGTGCAATAGAGATTTTATCATCATCACCCGAAAAAATATCTTTGAAAAGACTACTCGCTTTTTCAAACAAATTGTTAGACAATTGGTTTTGATTTACACCTTCTTGACTCAAGAAGCTACCGGTAGAAAGTAAGTACAACGCTTGTGTCTGACGTTTATCTTTATCATCTAATTGGTATTGGATTTCAGATTTCAGGGAACTTGCCACTGTTGGGAAATTAATATTAAAATCAGGTTCCGGATTGGCCAGATTACCTTTAACCGCAATAACCACTTCCACATCCACTTTCTTATTGAACGATGGATTGTCAATCAACACCGCAGGATTGGCTGAAGTTTCGTAAACGGCTTCCAAATTGAGCGTTGCTGCCATTGGATCACCGAGCCAGTTGATGGAACTTCCTTTTTTTACATTGAATTTTTTATCAATTATTCCACCGTATTTAAAATTATATTCCCCTTCTAAAGCGATGAAATCTCCAAACATTTGGAATTTTCCGGTAGTATTAATTCTAAAAAGCAATGTTCCGTAACCTTTGCCTTTCATTCCGTGTCCGGAATTTCTATCCAAAATCACTTCGATATCAGCGTTTTTATTAATTTCAAAATTGAAGTCTAATTCCAGACCGTTGTACTTTTTATTTTGGGCAATCTTATCATTTCCTTTATTGGCTTTTTCGGCCGGAGTTATAAAATGAATAAAACTATTTTCTTCCACAGATTCCGCTTCGTTGATTGGGATTTTAATATCTGTTCCTTTGGCCGATTCCGCATTCACCGTAATCATCAAACCATCCGTTGGTCCTTTTATAGAAGCTGAACCATCCATAAAAGCCATTCCGTAGTAGGCCGCATCTTCAGAATCTTTGGTATTTAATGCCAAAAGGCGTTCGGTATTAATTGCCAAATCCAATTGCCAATCGCCAAATTGTTTGTGCTTGATAAAACCACTAATGTTTCCTTTGGTATCAAATTCGGTATCAGTTATAGTCGTTTCCCGGATGATAAACTTGTTTTCGGTTACATCAACAATCGAATTATTGACAAACTGATAATCGGTATTTAAGTAAGGAATCTTCAATCCGGCCTCATTAATGTACAATCGTCCATTGTAATCCAAGCTATTTACATTGCCGTCAATTCGGGCATTACCGGTCGCAAATCCGCGAATGTTGGTAATAACATCTCCTCCTATTTTACTTAAAACGCCTAAATTGAACTTATCAAAACTCAAATCAACATCTAACAAAGTCTGACCATCTGCAATTTCTATACTACCATCTGCATTAAAAGAATCAACATTCTCATTTTCCAAATTGGAATCCAAATAGAATTTGGTCAACGTTTCATCTCCTTTAATATCTAAACTTAAATTTCCTAAAGCAATTCCGTTAACCGATAAACTGTCAATTTTCAGCATGGACGTAGGCTGAAAAATGGTATTGGTTTGCTTGAAATTAACTTTTCCATTCAAATTACCATCAAAGCTGAATTTCTCCACATCGGGTGTGACTTTATTCAAATTGACATTGTTGAATGTGAGTTCCAAATCTTTGTTTTGCTTGCCATTTATCAAACCTATAAAGTTGATTTTTTGATTCTCATGCGAAATAACAAAGTCCTCAAATGAAAAATTGGACATCTTTTTGTCAAAGACAATTTTGTTGCTTTGGTCATCTTCTTCCTCATTCAAAAACCACAAATAATCTTTGAACTGCAATTCCGATTTTCCAAAACCAACAACATTATTATTTTCACTGTTAATGGTGTGGTAAAAGTTCAAATTGTAAAAATCAAGCCCTTTTTTGCCGCCTTTAAATTCGGTTCTGAAATGTAAAGTATCTTTAGAAAAAGTATTAATCATACTAAAATCCCGAATCTTGTAGTGCTTGGTTTTAATAGAATCCATTTGTACGTAGGCGCCATATAAAGGATTTTTATTGTCCACTTGAACCAATACATTCTCAAAAGTATTTTCGTAAGCTGTGATTTTAGGCGAATTGAAATTCAGATTAAAATTCTTGGTATCAGAAGCAATATTTCCTTTTAAATTTGTATTTGGTCCTAAAGTAATATCGGGATTAAAAATTTCAATGATTTTACTGTTAATGGCAAAATTGAATTTCAAATATTGATTAGGCAAAACCTTATTAGACTTATAATTGGAATAAAAACTTCCTAAGGAATTCTCTATCATTTTTTGCACTTGATTTAACTTGTATTTTCCAACCACAGAACCTTCAATAGCTTCGGGAGCATTAATGGTTATGTCTCTTTCTCCTGTAACATCAAAACTTGAATTTAGTTCTAAGTAATCTAAAAAATAAATGTCTTTTTTGTTTTGATAAGAGGAATTGGTCAACACTAAATTTCCTCTCAGATTGTCAAGCGAACTTCCGGTAGCATTTACCACAATATCACCTCTAAAAACGGAAATGGAGTCTTTGATAAAATTCAGTTTTACTAAATTAGCATAGTCAATTTTGGAATGAAAATCATAGATATTTTCCTTTTCGGACAAATCGACAGTTCCGTCAAAATCCATAAACAAGTTGGGGTCATTCACATTGACTTTTCCTTTGAAAATGGGTTGTTTAAAAGAGCCGTCTACTAAAATTTTAGTGTAGTTATAACCATTATAGTTCACTTGAAAAACATCTCCAATGAATGAAGTGTTCAGGTATTTTTGGGTAAATCCTTTTCCGCTAATCTCTAAATCAAGACTCACTTTCCCAATACTATTGTCATTAATCAAACTACCAACATCAAAATTATCCAGTATAACATATCCGTTATACTTAGCATTGTCAATGTTATTGAGGTCAGACATTTGTAAATCCGATTCAACCAAACCCAAAGCCGTGTTCATCACAAAATCGGCATTAAGATATTCTTGGGTTACTTCAGCGGTTCCGACAAAGTGAAATTGACCTAACTTCTGCAAAGAGGTTGGTAATTTTTTCCCGAGTATATTAGGCAACAGTTTGGTTAAATCATTGTAATTAGAAGATATTTTATCAAAATCTCCTTTCATATAAAATGATCCCGGTGCACGAGGAAAAAGGTTTTTGAAATTGACATCACCTTTAATAATTGAATTTTTACGGTCACGCAAATACATGTTCGTAGCATAAAAATCATTCATCGTTCCTTTGATTTTTGTATTCAAATAGAACTTTTGATTTTTATCTAATTCTTTGTAAAAATAACGGATATCATTCGTTGATAAAGTCGCGCTGTCAATGGCTACTTCAAATTTCACTTTGTTGTTAAAATCACTAAAATCTCGATTGTCTCTATTGTATTTCAATACAACTTCTCCCTTCAAATAAGATTCAGGAGTTCTGACTTCCAGCTTTTCTAACCTAATATTTTTCTTGGTGTAAGTAAAATTAGCCAACAAATTATCAATCTTAGCACCGCGATGGTCATGAAAATTCATCTTTGCGATATTGACGGTCACATCCGGTCCGCTGATTTTAAAATGCTGCAAGTGGGCATTCAATTTAGTGAAATCAACATCTTTAGGATTAATGCGATTTTCATCAATCATCGTAAATCGGCTGTTTTTCAAAAAAATGTTTTTTGAGGTCATGAGAAACTTACCGCTGCTTTTTTTGCCATCATCAAAAGCCGCTATAAACAAATCTAAGTTGGTTTCCTTTTCTTTCTTATAGGTTTTAATTTGAAGGTAAAATTGATCTAATTCCAAATCTCCAAAAAGTAACTTCCCATTAATCAACTTATTCAAGTCGAGAATACTGGTTTTAATACGCTTAGAATAAATCAAAGTATCGTTGTGATGGTCTAAAACGATTACCGTTTTCAGCTTAACACCGCCAAAAAAAGTAATGGCTACTTTATCAATATAAATTTTGGTTCCATAATCTTCATTGAGTTGATCGGTAGCATAAGTAGCGATTTTCGTCTGAACATAAGGCAAGGACAAGGCAATAACAACCGACAGCAAAAGCAATAGCAGCACAGCAATGGTGCGCAAAACAATCTTTCTGACTTTTTTTAATTTGCTATCTTTTTTATTTTTTTCCAAA includes:
- the pfkA gene encoding 6-phosphofructokinase; this translates as MSKSIKKIGVLTSGGDSPGMNAAIRSVVRTCAYHQIECIGIYRGYQGMIEGDFKEMGPRSVNNIVNKGGTILKSARSKEFMTVEGRQKAHQNLVNAGVDALVVIGGDGSFTGAEVFNNEFDFPVMGIPGTIDNDIFGTSHTLGYDTALNTVVEVIDKIRDTASSHNRLFFVEVMGRDAGHIALNAGIGAGAEEILIPEEDLGLERLLDSLKKSKASGKSSSIVVIAEGDKIGKNVFELKDYVEANLPEYDVRVSVLGHMQRGGAPSCFDRVLASRLGVKAVESLLEGKTNFMVGLLADKVALTPLEQAIKGHCEIDRELLRVSDIMST
- a CDS encoding translocation/assembly module TamB domain-containing protein codes for the protein MEKNKKDSKLKKVRKIVLRTIAVLLLLLLSVVIALSLPYVQTKIATYATDQLNEDYGTKIYIDKVAITFFGGVKLKTVIVLDHHNDTLIYSKRIKTSILDLNKLINGKLLFGDLELDQFYLQIKTYKKEKETNLDLFIAAFDDGKKSSGKFLMTSKNIFLKNSRFTMIDENRINPKDVDFTKLNAHLQHFKISGPDVTVNIAKMNFHDHRGAKIDNLLANFTYTKKNIRLEKLEVRTPESYLKGEVVLKYNRDNRDFSDFNNKVKFEVAIDSATLSTNDIRYFYKELDKNQKFYLNTKIKGTMNDFYATNMYLRDRKNSIIKGDVNFKNLFPRAPGSFYMKGDFDKISSNYNDLTKLLPNILGKKLPTSLQKLGQFHFVGTAEVTQEYLNADFVMNTALGLVESDLQMSDLNNIDNAKYNGYVILDNFDVGSLINDNSIGKVSLDLEISGKGFTQKYLNTSFIGDVFQVNYNGYNYTKILVDGSFKQPIFKGKVNVNDPNLFMDFDGTVDLSEKENIYDFHSKIDYANLVKLNFIKDSISVFRGDIVVNATGSSLDNLRGNLVLTNSSYQNKKDIYFLDYLELNSSFDVTGERDITINAPEAIEGSVVGKYKLNQVQKMIENSLGSFYSNYKSNKVLPNQYLKFNFAINSKIIEIFNPDITLGPNTNLKGNIASDTKNFNLNFNSPKITAYENTFENVLVQVDNKNPLYGAYVQMDSIKTKHYKIRDFSMINTFSKDTLHFRTEFKGGKKGLDFYNLNFYHTINSENNNVVGFGKSELQFKDYLWFLNEEEDDQSNKIVFDKKMSNFSFEDFVISHENQKINFIGLINGKQNKDLELTFNNVNLNKVTPDVEKFSFDGNLNGKVNFKQTNTIFQPTSMLKIDSLSVNGIALGNLSLDIKGDETLTKFYLDSNLENENVDSFNADGSIEIADGQTLLDVDLSFDKFNLGVLSKIGGDVITNIRGFATGNARIDGNVNSLDYNGRLYINEAGLKIPYLNTDYQFVNNSIVDVTENKFIIRETTITDTEFDTKGNISGFIKHKQFGDWQLDLAINTERLLALNTKDSEDAAYYGMAFMDGSASIKGPTDGLMITVNAESAKGTDIKIPINEAESVEENSFIHFITPAEKANKGNDKIAQNKKYNGLELDFNFEINKNADIEVILDRNSGHGMKGKGYGTLLFRINTTGKFQMFGDFIALEGEYNFKYGGIIDKKFNVKKGSSINWLGDPMAATLNLEAVYETSANPAVLIDNPSFNKKVDVEVVIAVKGNLANPEPDFNINFPTVASSLKSEIQYQLDDKDKRQTQALYLLSTGSFLSQEGVNQNQLSNNLFEKASSLFKDIFSGDDDKISIAPEYVVSDRTGTGQETDARFGVTVSSKINDRITVNGKVGVPVGGISETAIVGDVEVQYRVNDDGTLNLRVFNKENDITYIGQGIGYTQGIGMSYEVDFDTMKELINKIFKNAKIDRAKTQNHADQDSEMFPDGIRMKSDKDKKKPTPVQNKEAIPTED